From the Pseudoalteromonas tunicata genome, one window contains:
- a CDS encoding mechanosensitive ion channel family protein produces the protein MNWQSLQDGLSYILFSYGGTPITVFQVLQVPFSLLLAWFIVTRVGILIRKALLVRKVTPDAIHLFSRIYLVITIAILAITSLEILKIPLTAFAFVSGAVAIGVGFGAQNIINNFISGWILMWERPIRIGDFLEVGDTKGMVESINTRSTLIRRSDGVHMLVPNSHLLENTVINWTLIDKNARSFVRVGVAYGSDALLVAQLIRQVLSERKEILTQPASNVLFEDFGDNALIFDAIFWVCANSEADIRQMRSDIRFRIYELFNQHNIVIAYPQRDVHIDGVIQVHNLPQVK, from the coding sequence ATGAATTGGCAATCACTGCAAGATGGTTTGTCGTATATATTATTCAGTTATGGTGGCACGCCGATTACCGTTTTTCAGGTTCTGCAGGTGCCATTTTCATTGTTGTTAGCTTGGTTTATTGTCACACGAGTCGGTATTTTAATTCGTAAAGCCTTGCTGGTACGCAAAGTGACTCCCGACGCTATCCATCTATTCTCTCGAATTTACCTAGTAATCACCATCGCGATTTTAGCCATTACCAGTTTAGAGATTTTAAAAATTCCACTTACCGCATTTGCATTTGTTTCAGGTGCTGTTGCGATTGGCGTTGGTTTTGGGGCGCAAAATATTATTAATAACTTTATTAGTGGCTGGATTTTAATGTGGGAAAGGCCAATACGGATAGGTGATTTTTTAGAGGTCGGTGATACCAAAGGTATGGTTGAAAGTATCAATACCCGCTCAACACTTATTCGCCGCAGCGATGGTGTTCATATGTTAGTGCCAAATAGCCATTTACTTGAAAATACGGTTATTAATTGGACTCTAATTGATAAAAATGCACGTTCATTTGTGCGAGTTGGTGTCGCCTATGGCTCAGATGCTTTATTAGTTGCACAGTTAATCAGGCAAGTATTAAGTGAGCGAAAAGAGATTTTGACCCAACCCGCTTCAAATGTACTATTTGAAGATTTTGGCGATAACGCATTAATTTTTGATGCTATTTTTTGGGTGTGTGCTAATTCAGAAGCGGATATCCGCCAAATGCGTAGTGATATTCGCTTTCGGATTTATGAGTTATTTAATCAGCATAACATTGTGATTGCATACCCTCAGCGCGATGTTCATATTGATG